One genomic segment of Deltaproteobacteria bacterium includes these proteins:
- a CDS encoding Crp/Fnr family transcriptional regulator, with product MGRYRELLRKVTIFSDLDEAGLDDLEGLFVSKTYGKDALIVGHDEEGDSLFIIVEGRAKAMLLGESGREMILYVFRPGDFFGEMSLLDNEPRSATVQASEETTVLALRRDAFHRHIEKYPKTALSILREMSARLRRADEIIGSLALLDVYGRVARLLRELADRDGEEVDEGMMIAERPTQQDIAAMIGTSRETVSRALSDFAKRGFVEMSGKSILLRAHFLHGGQISR from the coding sequence ATGGGCCGATACCGAGAGCTGCTGAGGAAGGTCACGATCTTCTCCGACCTGGACGAGGCCGGGCTGGACGATCTCGAGGGGCTCTTCGTCTCCAAGACCTACGGGAAGGACGCCCTGATCGTCGGCCACGACGAGGAGGGCGACTCCCTCTTCATCATCGTCGAGGGCCGCGCCAAGGCGATGCTCCTCGGTGAGTCCGGCCGGGAGATGATCCTCTACGTCTTCCGCCCCGGAGACTTCTTCGGAGAGATGTCGCTCCTCGACAACGAGCCGCGCTCGGCCACGGTGCAGGCCTCCGAGGAGACCACCGTGCTGGCCCTGCGCCGGGACGCCTTCCACCGGCACATCGAGAAGTACCCGAAGACCGCGCTCTCCATCCTGCGGGAGATGAGCGCCCGCCTGCGCCGGGCCGACGAGATCATCGGCTCCCTGGCCCTCCTCGACGTCTACGGCCGGGTCGCCCGCCTCCTGCGCGAGCTGGCCGATCGCGACGGCGAGGAGGTCGACGAGGGGATGATGATCGCCGAGCGCCCGACCCAGCAGGACATCGCGGCGATGATCGGGACCAGCCGGGAGACCGTCTCCCGCGCCCTCTCGGACTTCGCCAAGCGCGGCTTCGTGGAGATGAGCGGCAAGAGCATCCTCTTGCGGGCCCACTTCCTCCACGGCGGCCAGATCAGCCGCTAG
- a CDS encoding phospholipase D-like domain-containing protein has translation MGPPTTPPPRTRARGAELLTRLPRPKLLGPALRGRALRESHAQDWPFPETYVAGNLTQVYFEGGACFDAMAEAIAAAREYVYLETYILRADTTGWRIADALAERAREGLKVALLYDAFGSLGLDDALLAELRGAGVEVKAYHPLWPWKQRWALNQRDHRKILVCDGSVGFVGGMNLSDAHLSVERGGEGWRDTHVRLEGPVVVQLQRLFVEEWIRQGGEVLPEAPMAAARPAGLHARIVENRQRARRSLVRGSYFDALYHARRRVWITNSYFAPDRRFLRAMLRAASRGVDVRVILAGQSDVPPVTWAGEHLYDRLLRGGVRIFRWTRTVLHAKTALVDERWCTIGTYNLDQRSYRYNLEVNATLLGEEVVGLLARAFRLDTAVCEEVELEHWRKRGLWRRLRAFIAYRLRRWL, from the coding sequence ATGGGTCCTCCCACCACTCCGCCGCCCCGGACGAGGGCGCGCGGCGCCGAGCTGCTCACCCGGCTTCCCCGTCCGAAGCTCCTCGGTCCCGCCCTGCGGGGCCGGGCGCTCCGGGAGAGCCACGCTCAGGACTGGCCCTTCCCCGAGACCTACGTGGCCGGGAACCTGACTCAGGTCTACTTCGAGGGGGGCGCCTGCTTCGACGCCATGGCCGAGGCCATCGCGGCGGCCCGGGAGTACGTCTACCTCGAGACCTACATCCTCCGGGCCGACACCACCGGCTGGCGCATCGCGGACGCGCTCGCCGAGCGGGCCCGGGAGGGCCTGAAGGTCGCCCTCCTCTACGACGCCTTCGGCTCCCTGGGCCTCGACGACGCGCTGCTCGCGGAGCTGCGCGGCGCGGGCGTGGAGGTGAAGGCCTACCACCCCCTCTGGCCCTGGAAGCAGCGCTGGGCCCTCAACCAGCGGGACCACCGCAAGATCCTGGTCTGCGACGGCAGCGTCGGCTTCGTCGGAGGGATGAACCTCTCCGACGCCCACCTCTCGGTGGAGCGTGGGGGCGAGGGCTGGCGCGACACCCACGTCCGCCTGGAGGGCCCGGTGGTGGTGCAGCTCCAGCGCCTCTTCGTCGAGGAGTGGATCCGCCAGGGCGGCGAGGTCCTCCCCGAGGCGCCGATGGCCGCCGCGCGGCCCGCCGGTCTCCACGCCCGGATCGTCGAGAACCGGCAGCGGGCCCGGCGCTCGCTGGTGCGGGGCAGCTACTTCGACGCGCTCTACCACGCCCGGCGGCGGGTCTGGATCACCAACTCCTACTTCGCCCCCGATCGGCGCTTCCTGCGGGCGATGCTCCGGGCGGCCAGCCGGGGGGTCGACGTGCGGGTCATCCTGGCCGGCCAGAGCGACGTCCCACCGGTGACCTGGGCCGGGGAGCACCTCTACGATCGCCTGCTGCGCGGCGGCGTGCGGATCTTCCGCTGGACCCGCACCGTCCTCCACGCCAAGACCGCGCTGGTCGACGAGCGCTGGTGCACCATCGGCACCTACAACCTCGACCAGCGCTCCTACCGCTACAACCTCGAGGTCAACGCCACCCTCCTCGGAGAGGAGGTGGTGGGGCTGCTGGCCCGCGCCTTCCGCCTCGACACGGCGGTCTGCGAGGAGGTGGAGCTGGAGCACTGGCGCAAGCGCGGCCTGTGGCGGCGGCTGCGGGCCTTCATCGCGTACCGGCTGCGGCGGTGGCTCTGA
- a CDS encoding HAD family hydrolase, with protein MKASYRAVITDMDGTLYSWVDYIVPALEAMVTSLQQTTGLPRIRIVQSLKEVYERYDTNEYAFAIQESSIFREYAQDFDSFNSLVITPARKAFSDCRRRFLRPYRGVLPTLRTLRARGVRIVALTDAPRSPAERRLKQLELDGLVDALYSLEGFAVPDLVDPAVKIREQEGYYRSALGLVVELPRTHEKPSPLGIQRILSDFDLAPEEVLMVGDNLKKDVAAAAAAGVQAAWAEYGTYISPEYRERLDTFSAAAVTAKNVAAETDHETYRPGATLSNFRQVLELLERGA; from the coding sequence GTGAAGGCGTCCTACCGGGCCGTCATCACGGACATGGACGGCACGCTCTACTCCTGGGTGGACTACATCGTGCCCGCCCTGGAGGCGATGGTGACCTCCCTGCAGCAGACCACCGGCCTGCCGCGGATCCGGATCGTGCAGTCGCTCAAGGAGGTCTACGAGCGCTACGACACCAACGAGTACGCCTTCGCGATCCAGGAGTCGTCGATCTTCCGAGAGTACGCCCAGGACTTCGACTCCTTCAACTCGCTGGTGATCACCCCCGCCCGCAAGGCCTTCTCGGACTGCCGCCGCCGCTTCCTGCGCCCCTACCGGGGGGTGCTGCCGACCCTGCGGACCCTGCGGGCCCGGGGCGTGAGGATCGTGGCGCTGACCGACGCCCCGCGCTCGCCCGCCGAGCGGCGCCTCAAGCAGCTCGAGCTCGACGGCCTGGTCGACGCCCTCTACTCCCTGGAGGGCTTCGCCGTCCCCGACCTGGTGGATCCGGCGGTGAAGATCCGCGAGCAGGAGGGCTACTACCGCTCGGCGCTCGGGCTGGTGGTCGAGCTGCCCCGCACCCACGAGAAGCCCTCGCCCCTGGGCATCCAGCGGATCCTCTCGGACTTCGACCTGGCGCCGGAGGAAGTGCTGATGGTCGGCGACAACCTGAAGAAGGACGTCGCTGCGGCGGCCGCCGCCGGGGTGCAGGCCGCCTGGGCCGAGTACGGCACCTACATCTCCCCGGAGTACCGCGAGCGCCTCGACACCTTCTCGGCCGCGGCGGTGACGGCGAAGAACGTCGCCGCCGAGACCGATCACGAGACCTACCGCCCGGGGGCGACCCTGAGTAACTTCCGGCAGGTTCTCGAACTCCTCGAGCGCGGAGCGTGA
- a CDS encoding J domain-containing protein: MSPRDLYAVLGVPRTASADEVKKAYRKLAKANHPDRNPGDAKAEERFKQASAAFDVLGDAEKRKLYDEFGEDSLRSGFDPAQARKYRGWQQDAARAARASYQARGGGTGPGGIDLDELLRSSGRGADTGGFSFSDLGDALGDLFGMGGGGRERKRPAGPTRGEDVDTQIQIDLERAVLGGKTKIRVARPDRPRPQQLTVTIPSGIEDGKKIRLSGQGQASPDGGKPGDLLITVRIRPHEHFRREGDDLLLSLPVTVGEAMRGATVEVPTLEGSVKLKIPAGSQSGSRLRLKGKGVPTRKDRPAGNLTVELVIEVPRPGKLGEELEAALDTLEAAYTHRPRAGLKKS, translated from the coding sequence GTGAGCCCGCGAGATCTCTACGCCGTCCTCGGTGTCCCCCGGACCGCCTCCGCCGACGAGGTGAAGAAGGCCTACCGCAAGCTGGCGAAGGCCAACCACCCCGATCGGAACCCCGGAGACGCGAAGGCCGAGGAGCGCTTCAAGCAGGCCTCGGCGGCCTTCGACGTGCTCGGCGACGCCGAGAAGCGCAAGCTCTACGACGAGTTCGGCGAGGACTCCCTGCGCTCCGGCTTCGATCCCGCGCAGGCCCGCAAGTACCGGGGCTGGCAGCAGGACGCGGCGCGGGCGGCCCGCGCCAGCTACCAGGCCCGGGGCGGCGGCACCGGCCCCGGGGGCATCGACCTCGACGAGCTGCTGCGCAGCTCCGGGCGCGGCGCCGACACCGGGGGCTTCTCCTTCTCCGACCTCGGCGACGCCCTCGGTGACCTCTTCGGCATGGGCGGCGGCGGGCGTGAGCGGAAGCGGCCCGCGGGCCCGACCCGGGGCGAGGACGTCGACACCCAGATCCAGATCGACCTCGAGCGCGCGGTCCTGGGCGGCAAGACCAAGATCCGGGTCGCCCGCCCCGACCGCCCCCGCCCCCAGCAGCTCACCGTCACCATCCCCAGCGGGATCGAGGACGGGAAGAAGATCCGCCTCTCCGGCCAGGGCCAGGCCAGCCCCGACGGCGGCAAGCCCGGCGACCTGCTGATCACGGTGCGGATCCGCCCCCACGAGCACTTCCGGCGCGAGGGGGACGACCTCCTCCTCTCGCTGCCGGTGACCGTGGGGGAGGCCATGCGGGGCGCCACCGTCGAGGTGCCCACCCTCGAGGGCTCGGTGAAGCTCAAGATCCCGGCCGGCTCCCAGAGCGGCAGCCGCCTGCGCCTCAAGGGCAAGGGCGTCCCGACCCGGAAGGATCGGCCCGCCGGCAACCTCACCGTCGAGCTCGTGATCGAGGTGCCCCGGCCGGGGAAGCTCGGCGAGGAGCTCGAGGCCGCCCTCGACACGCTCGAGGCCGCCTACACCCACCGGCCCCGGGCGGGCCTGAAGAAGTCCTGA
- the rimI gene encoding ribosomal protein S18-alanine N-acetyltransferase — protein sequence MSNVTIGDASLEDLDALHAIEVRSFAHPWSRRMLAKEFEHPWSRQRAARDEAGVILGYLICWLVADECNVLDVAVDPDARRKGVGRALLEDCAEIARAAGSETITLEVRRSNEGARSLYRDLGFRMVGERPRYYDSDHEDAVLLEWQL from the coding sequence ATGAGCAACGTGACGATCGGCGACGCGAGCCTGGAGGACCTCGATGCCCTCCACGCGATCGAGGTGCGCTCCTTCGCGCACCCCTGGTCCCGCCGGATGCTGGCCAAGGAGTTCGAGCACCCCTGGTCGCGGCAGCGGGCCGCCCGCGACGAGGCGGGCGTGATCCTGGGCTACCTGATCTGCTGGCTGGTCGCCGACGAGTGCAACGTCCTCGACGTGGCCGTCGATCCCGACGCGCGCCGCAAGGGGGTGGGGCGGGCACTCCTGGAGGACTGCGCCGAGATCGCCCGGGCCGCGGGCTCGGAGACGATCACCCTGGAGGTCCGGCGCTCGAACGAGGGCGCGCGCAGCCTCTACCGTGACCTGGGCTTTCGCATGGTCGGGGAGCGGCCACGCTACTACGACTCCGATCACGAGGACGCGGTCCTGCTGGAGTGGCAGCTTTGA
- a CDS encoding dihydroorotate dehydrogenase electron transfer subunit yields the protein MSQRRYQPARVSALRALGGGYHHLILEAPHLAAGEVGSFALLSVRAVDAAAVDPLLPRPFSFLSRDPGRGEVEIFFKEVGRGTREMARWTPGTRVQTLGPLGHGFRPPGRRRVVLLAGGVGMPPLLDLGTELARDHAVTCYYGGRSEADLHFLERFAAAGIELVTCTDDGSAGVSGTNVDAFRAWLGQGGGEGPAVYACGPTPMMRAAAELCEGAGLPLQFSLEANMACGIGICRGCAVARSEGEGYAMVCQDGPVFFAGEVRP from the coding sequence TTGAGCCAGCGGCGCTACCAGCCGGCCCGGGTGAGCGCCCTGCGCGCCCTGGGCGGGGGCTACCACCACCTGATCCTCGAGGCCCCGCACCTGGCCGCCGGCGAGGTCGGCAGCTTCGCGCTGCTCTCGGTGCGGGCGGTGGACGCCGCCGCGGTGGATCCCCTCCTGCCGCGCCCCTTCTCCTTCCTCTCCCGCGATCCGGGGCGGGGAGAGGTGGAGATCTTCTTCAAGGAGGTCGGGCGGGGGACCCGGGAGATGGCCCGCTGGACCCCCGGCACCCGGGTCCAGACCCTCGGCCCCCTGGGGCACGGCTTCCGGCCCCCCGGGCGGAGGCGGGTCGTCCTCCTCGCGGGCGGCGTGGGGATGCCCCCCCTGCTGGACCTGGGCACCGAGCTGGCCCGGGACCACGCCGTGACCTGCTACTACGGCGGCCGCAGCGAGGCCGACCTGCACTTCCTCGAGCGCTTCGCGGCCGCCGGGATCGAGCTGGTGACCTGCACCGACGACGGCTCGGCGGGCGTCTCGGGCACCAACGTGGACGCCTTCCGGGCCTGGCTCGGCCAGGGCGGCGGCGAGGGCCCCGCGGTCTACGCCTGCGGCCCGACCCCCATGATGCGCGCGGCGGCGGAGCTCTGCGAGGGGGCCGGGCTGCCCCTGCAGTTCTCCCTCGAGGCGAACATGGCCTGCGGCATCGGCATCTGCCGGGGCTGCGCGGTCGCCCGGAGCGAGGGCGAGGGCTACGCGATGGTCTGCCAGGACGGTCCGGTCTTCTTCGCCGGCGAGGTGCGCCCGTGA
- a CDS encoding dihydroorotate dehydrogenase, translating into MSLAPEQVDLSVKVGALPLTSPVLTASGCFGYGLEYADLLDYSQLGGLCTKGLSLAPRPGNPPPRITETAAGMLNAIGLENIGIEAFLAEKLPGLEGIAPRVIANLFGTEPDHYAALAEACEPHARIDAVELNISCPNVKAGGVELGLDPRIAAEVTAGVRAATRKPVWVKLSPNAGDRIVEVAAAVVEAGADALTLINTISGMAIDVERRRPVLTNVTGGLSGPAIKPLALRLVHRVHQAVDAPLVGIGGIATAEDAIAFLLAGASAVQVGTAVFADPTVPEKINAGLREYCARHGIGRVEELTGALQS; encoded by the coding sequence GTGAGCCTCGCGCCCGAGCAGGTCGATCTCTCGGTGAAGGTCGGGGCGCTCCCGCTGACGAGCCCCGTGCTCACCGCCAGCGGCTGCTTCGGCTACGGCCTGGAGTACGCCGACCTCCTCGACTACTCGCAGCTCGGGGGCCTGTGCACCAAGGGCCTCTCCCTCGCGCCCCGGCCGGGCAACCCGCCGCCCCGGATCACCGAGACCGCGGCCGGGATGCTCAACGCCATCGGCCTGGAGAACATCGGCATCGAGGCCTTCCTGGCCGAGAAGCTGCCGGGCCTGGAGGGCATCGCGCCGCGGGTGATCGCGAACCTCTTCGGCACCGAGCCGGACCACTACGCCGCCCTCGCCGAGGCCTGCGAGCCCCACGCGCGCATCGACGCCGTCGAGCTGAACATCTCCTGCCCGAACGTGAAGGCGGGTGGGGTGGAGCTCGGCCTCGATCCGCGCATCGCCGCCGAGGTCACCGCCGGCGTGCGGGCCGCCACCCGCAAGCCGGTCTGGGTGAAGCTCTCCCCCAACGCCGGCGACCGGATCGTCGAGGTGGCCGCCGCCGTGGTCGAGGCAGGGGCTGACGCCCTGACCCTCATCAACACCATCTCGGGCATGGCCATCGACGTCGAGCGCCGCCGCCCGGTCCTGACCAACGTCACCGGTGGCCTCTCCGGCCCCGCCATCAAGCCCCTCGCCCTGCGCCTGGTCCACCGGGTCCACCAAGCCGTCGACGCTCCCCTGGTGGGCATCGGAGGGATCGCCACCGCCGAGGACGCGATCGCCTTCCTCCTGGCGGGGGCGAGCGCGGTGCAGGTGGGGACGGCGGTCTTCGCGGATCCGACCGTGCCGGAGAAGATCAATGCCGGGCTGCGGGAGTACTGCGCGCGGCATGGGATCGGGCGGGTGGAGGAGCTGACGGGGGCGCTGCAGAGCTGA
- a CDS encoding tetratricopeptide repeat protein, with amino-acid sequence MLRNPFVLLTLPLLLTGCPRDPAGARIHYDLGIQASSEGRIQDAVKSLRESVEKDPNFPDARNALGLLYHVSLARPDLAEPEYQKALDLKPEYSEAANNYCALLLDLKRYGEAETLCRQALANVLYPTPHLARGNLAMAMFHQGRVEDAITELKAALITQPKFCAGYRNLGNIYQEIDQAGAALGAYEKFAEHCPENATAQHLLGEARLRTGDVSGAKAAFERCSALADTGLSSNLGEQCRRSRAALESAGAAGLIGE; translated from the coding sequence ATGCTGCGCAACCCGTTCGTCCTCCTCACCCTTCCGCTGCTCCTGACCGGCTGTCCGCGAGACCCCGCTGGAGCGCGGATCCACTACGATCTGGGCATCCAGGCCAGCAGCGAGGGCCGGATCCAGGACGCCGTGAAGTCGCTGCGGGAGTCGGTGGAGAAGGATCCCAACTTCCCCGACGCGCGCAACGCGCTCGGTCTGCTCTACCACGTCTCCCTGGCGCGGCCGGATCTGGCCGAGCCGGAGTACCAGAAGGCCCTCGACCTGAAGCCCGAGTACTCGGAGGCCGCGAACAACTACTGCGCGCTCCTCCTCGACCTGAAGCGCTACGGTGAGGCCGAGACCCTCTGCCGCCAGGCGCTCGCGAACGTGCTCTATCCGACGCCGCACCTCGCCCGCGGCAACCTCGCCATGGCGATGTTCCACCAGGGCAGGGTGGAGGACGCCATCACCGAGCTGAAGGCGGCGCTGATCACCCAGCCGAAGTTCTGCGCGGGCTATCGCAACCTGGGCAACATCTACCAGGAGATCGATCAGGCCGGCGCGGCGCTCGGGGCCTACGAGAAGTTCGCCGAGCACTGCCCGGAGAACGCGACGGCCCAGCACCTCCTGGGCGAGGCCCGCCTGCGCACGGGCGACGTCTCCGGCGCCAAGGCGGCCTTCGAGCGCTGCTCGGCCCTGGCCGACACGGGGCTCTCGAGCAACCTCGGGGAGCAGTGCCGGCGCTCGCGCGCGGCCCTAGAGTCGGCGGGCGCGGCCGGGCTCATCGGAGAGTAG
- a CDS encoding helix-turn-helix domain-containing protein, translating into MALGPYLRQERELRRVPLEEVSRVTRIPRSTLDLLEADELVRLPGRAYIVGYLRAYASAVGLDPEELLLRYQEQTGETPAMAPSERPPAPAWKGHAPVVAALVVAGGVLYLALRFLGS; encoded by the coding sequence TTGGCGCTCGGCCCCTACCTGCGCCAGGAGCGCGAGCTCCGGCGCGTGCCGCTGGAGGAGGTCTCCCGGGTGACGCGGATCCCCCGCTCGACCCTCGATCTCCTCGAGGCGGACGAGCTCGTGCGCCTGCCCGGACGGGCCTACATCGTAGGCTACCTGCGCGCCTACGCCTCGGCGGTGGGCCTCGATCCCGAGGAGCTCCTCCTGCGCTACCAGGAGCAGACCGGCGAGACCCCGGCGATGGCGCCCTCCGAGCGGCCGCCGGCCCCGGCCTGGAAGGGCCACGCACCGGTCGTGGCGGCGCTGGTCGTCGCCGGGGGCGT